In the Phytoactinopolyspora mesophila genome, GTGGGCCGACGACCCAGACGACGCGGGCAAGCGTTTGGTCAAGGCCTACGAGGACGCGGTCGCGGCCGCGGACGCCTACGACTGGGCGGTGGCGGCCGCTGAGGCGGACGTCGTCGCCGGAATGCCCGAAGAGATCCTCGATCCACAGCCGGCGAGCCAATCCACCCCTACGGGTTCGGACACGGCGTCGAGCGAAATCGAGGCGGACTCGGCCAGTGGCGCTGAGCCGGGGGGCGACGAGCCGTCGGACGCCGCTTCCTTGGAAGAGGCCGACGAAGCTGAGCCGGCGGACGGACCCGGACCACGTGCGGCGCGGCGGGTCGGCGTGCGGCCCGAGATCACCGCGGGAATGCTCGTGCCTGATTACACCTGCCGCGAGCTCGCCGCGCTGGCCCGCTGGATCGAATCCGACGGCATGAGCCGCCAAGAGGATTACGTCGTCGATCTGATGACCGTCGAACTCGACCTGTCGATGGACGACGCTCGCACCAGGGACGTGCTGCGCCACGCCGTTCGGGTCGCCCGCGCCGGCTACCCACCCAAATGAGGCTCTTGTGACCTTTCCGTGGGTGAGTTCATGGGGGGCCGCTGCTGGCGGCTCGTGTTGCCCGGGGGCTTTCGGCGGGGTCCAGTTGTGGTGTGTCGCGTTCGTCGGGTGGTTGCCGCTGGTTGTGAAGATCGTCGTGTGAACCGCGACCGGCGGCAGGGGCGGTATTCGGGGTCGTGGAGATCGTCGTGCCGGCCAATGCCGCTGTGCGCCGTGGGGATTCACACGACTGGGCACACACCCGTCGTGAAGATCGTTGTGTGAACCACGACGGGCCGGCGGGGCGGTCTTCGGGGTCGTGGAGATCGTTGTGTGAACCGCGACCGGCGGCAGGGGCGGTATTCGGGGTCGTGGAGATCGTCGTGCCGGCCAATGCCGCTGTGCGCCGTGGGGATTCACACGACTGGGCACACACCCGTCGTGAAGATCGTTGTGTGGTGTGAACCGCGACCGGCGGCAGGGGCGGTATTCGGGGTCGTGGAGATCGTCGTGCCGGCCAATGCCGCTGTGCGCCGTGGGGATTCACACGACTGGGCACACACCCGTCGTGAAGATCGTTGTGTGAACCACGCCGGCGGTCCAGTGGGGGCGGGCGGTTCGAGCAGGCACGCCACCTAGCCCCAAAGGGCCCGGGCATGCGCCACAACACCCAACCGCCCACGGACACACCACCCGCCAAGGCGCTTCCACCCACGGACACGACAGAAGCGTCCCAAATGATCATGTTTGGCGGGTTTCCTCGTGCCTCAACAGGCCTGTAGGCATCGTGACGCACGAGATGTCCTGGTAACGCCGATCGTTGCGCGGACGGCTGTGGCTCGCCGGGGGAGTCATCTCCCGCCCGCCGAACTGGCCCGGCCGTAGCGAGCGGACAGGGTGCGGAAATGCTCGATCAGCTCCACGGGCTCGATCACCTCGAAGTCCACGCCCACCAGCCCGATGTAGACCGCCAGGTCGCCGAGCGAGTCGTTGCTCGTGCTGAGAACGCACGTGTTGGAGTCGATCTCCTCCAAGGTGCCCACGGCCGGGTTCAGCCGTTGTCGCATCGCCTCAAGTGGAGCGTGCAGCCGCACCTTCGCGTGGTATCGGCGTGGTGCGACCGAGACCTGCCTGGCTACATAGGCGGCGATGTCGTCATCGGGCAGTGGGCGCGGGGCGAAACGCGCACCTACGGGTGTGCAGGTCGCCACCCGGTCGATGCGGAATGTCCGCCAGTCGCTTCGGTCGAGATCCCAGGCCACGAGGTACCAGCGCCGTCCCCAGCGCACCAGCCGGTAAGGCTCGACGGAGCGACGGGTTTCCTCCCCGTTGTGGCTGCGATAGCCGAAGCGCACGCGCTCGTGGTCCCGGCTGGCGGCGGCCAGTACGGTCAGGGTCTCGGAGTGCACCGTGGGTGCGGGGCTGTCGTACGGAACGGACACAGTGAAGGTCTGCAGCGCGTTCACTCTCCGCCGTAGCCGGCTCGGCAAGACTTGTTCGAGCTTGGCAAGGGCTCGGATCGACGTCTCTTCGATACCTTCGACGGCGCCCGCGGCGGCGGTGCGCAAGCCGACGGCTACGGCAACGGCTTCGTCGTCGTCGAGCAGCAGCGGCGGCATCTCGGCGCCGGCGCCCAACTGGTAGCCACCCGCGGCGCCCGGCGTGGATTCGACGGGATAGCCGAGCGTCCGCAGCTTTTCGATGTCGTTGCGGACGGTCCGGGTGCTGACGTCAAGGCGGGCGGCAAGGTCCGGTCCGCGCCACTCGCGGCGAGTCTGGAGGAGGGAGAGCAATCTGAGCAGGCGGGCCGACGTTTCCAACATTCTTCAAGAATGCCAGTTATTGCGGAACGTAGTCTTCCGCAATAGTTTCTATCGTTCTTCACATGACGAACACCACGAACACCGCCCAGCAGTCTTCGACCGACATCCGTCCCTTCACCATCGACATTCCGCAGGCTGAACTCGATGACCTCCAGCGTCGCCTGGAACGGACTCGATTCACCCAGGAGCTGCCGGAGGCAGGCTGGGACTATGGCGTTCCCCTCGATTACGTCACCAAGCTGGTCCAGTACTGGAAGAACGGCTACGACTGGCGCGCCTGGGAAGCCAAGCTGAATTCGTACCCGCAGTTCACGACCGAGATCGACGGTCAGAATGTGCACTTCCTGCACGTCCGCTCGCCGGAGCCGGACGCGTTTCCCCTGGTGCTGACTCATGGCTGGCCCGGTTCCGTCGTCGAATTCCTTGACGTGATCGAGCCGCTGACCAACCCGCGTGCCCACGGCGGTGACCCGGCCAACGCGTTCCACCTGGTCATTCCCTCCCTGCCAGGGTTTGCCTTCTCCGGACACACCACCGACAAGGGCTGGAACACCACGCGGATGGCCAAGGCGTGGGCCACGTTGATGAGCCGGCTCGGCTACGAGCGTTACGGGTTGCACGGTAACGATGCCGGTTCGATGATCTCGCCGGAAGTGGGAAGGCTCGACGGCGACCATGTCGCCGGCGTGCACATCACCCAGATCTTCTCGTTCCCCACCGGGGATCCCAGTGAGTTCGAGGGAATGACCGAGGACGAGATGGCAGCCATGGAGCACCTCAAGTGGTTCTGGGAGAAGATGGGCGCCTTCAACCAGCTGCAATCGACCCAGCCGCAGACGCTGGCGCATGCTCTCGCTGACTCTCCCGTCGGTCAGCTCGCCTGGAACGCGCAGCTCTTCGGCGAGGGAGCGGTCAGCGACGACTTCATTCTGACCAACGTGATGATCTACTGGCTCACCAATACGGCGGCTTCGTCAGCCAGGTTCTACTACGAAGGCCAGCATGGCGAGCACCCGACGGAACCGACCACGGTCCCGCTCGGTCTGGCCGGCTTCGCCAGCGACTTCAAGTCCATTCGCCGTTTTGCCGAACGCGATCACAAGAACATCGTGCAGTGGAACACCTACGACACCGGCGGCCACTACTCCGCGCACCAGGTTCCCGACGTGCTGGTCAGCGACATCCAGGCATTCTTTCAGCGCCTCCGCTGATCGGCAGCACGATCCGCGGTTCAATCGATTGGCCGGGCGCCACCGGCGGCGCCCGGCCAATCGGGGAGCAACGAGCTCGTCGGATGACCGTCGGGCTTTCGAATCAGAGAGGGTATCGATGTCGGATCAGGTCTTGTCTCGTCGCGCGCTCAACCGGGCGACGCTGGCCCGTCAGCTTCTGCTCCGACGATCTTCCATGACGGCTGCCACCGCGGTGGAACACCTGGTCGGATTGCAGGCACAAGCGCCGTTCTCGCCGTACTACCAGCTGTGGTCCCGGCTCGACCGATTCGATCCGGATGAGCTGGCCAGGCTCCTGGTCAACCGTGAGGTCGCCCGGATCGTCGTGATGCGTGGAACCATCCATCTGATGTCCGCGGCGGACTGCCTGACCTTCCGGCCGTTGACACAGCCGCTGATGACCAGCGATCTACGCACCAACACCCAGCATGCCGCCGGCATCCGGGGCCTCGACCTGGCCGAATTCGTCCAGGTGGCGCGCGCCGTGCTCGAAGAGACGCCGCGCACCGTCTCTGAGCTCGGCACGGTGCTGGCTGAGCGGTATCCCCACCATGAACCGGGGGCGCTGGCCCACGCCGCGCGCGGACTGCTCGCCTTGGTCCAGATTCCGCCGCGCGCGGTATGGGGGATGAGCGGTCAGCCCAGGCTGACGACGGCGCAATCCTGGCTCGGAGGCGAATTGGATCCGGAGCCGTCGATCGATGCCATGGTGTTGCGCTATCTGGCCGCGTTCGGACCGGCCAGCGTCGCGGACGTGCAGACGTGGTGTGGCCTGACGAGACTTCGCGAGGTGGTGGAACGCCTGCGTCCCCGGCTGCGGACCTTCCGGGCCGAGAATGGCAAGGAACTGTTCGACCTGCCGGACGCGCCGCATCCTGACCCTGAGACCCCAGCACCGCCCCGCTTTCTTCCGGACTTCGACAACGTGATCCGCTCGCATGCGGATCGGTCGCGAGTGATCGACGACGACGCCCGGAAGCGGATGACCACGAGGAACGGGGTCACGCCGCATGCCCTCCTGGTGGACGGCGTGGTCTCAGGGAAATGGCGGGTGGCGCGCACCAACGGATCCGCTGCCCTGCACGTCGAGCTGTTCCGGCCGCTGGCCACCGATGATCTCACCTCAGTTGAGGCTGAAG is a window encoding:
- a CDS encoding helix-turn-helix transcriptional regulator, which gives rise to MLETSARLLRLLSLLQTRREWRGPDLAARLDVSTRTVRNDIEKLRTLGYPVESTPGAAGGYQLGAGAEMPPLLLDDDEAVAVAVGLRTAAAGAVEGIEETSIRALAKLEQVLPSRLRRRVNALQTFTVSVPYDSPAPTVHSETLTVLAAASRDHERVRFGYRSHNGEETRRSVEPYRLVRWGRRWYLVAWDLDRSDWRTFRIDRVATCTPVGARFAPRPLPDDDIAAYVARQVSVAPRRYHAKVRLHAPLEAMRQRLNPAVGTLEEIDSNTCVLSTSNDSLGDLAVYIGLVGVDFEVIEPVELIEHFRTLSARYGRASSAGGR
- a CDS encoding epoxide hydrolase family protein encodes the protein MTNTTNTAQQSSTDIRPFTIDIPQAELDDLQRRLERTRFTQELPEAGWDYGVPLDYVTKLVQYWKNGYDWRAWEAKLNSYPQFTTEIDGQNVHFLHVRSPEPDAFPLVLTHGWPGSVVEFLDVIEPLTNPRAHGGDPANAFHLVIPSLPGFAFSGHTTDKGWNTTRMAKAWATLMSRLGYERYGLHGNDAGSMISPEVGRLDGDHVAGVHITQIFSFPTGDPSEFEGMTEDEMAAMEHLKWFWEKMGAFNQLQSTQPQTLAHALADSPVGQLAWNAQLFGEGAVSDDFILTNVMIYWLTNTAASSARFYYEGQHGEHPTEPTTVPLGLAGFASDFKSIRRFAERDHKNIVQWNTYDTGGHYSAHQVPDVLVSDIQAFFQRLR
- a CDS encoding winged helix DNA-binding domain-containing protein; its protein translation is MSDQVLSRRALNRATLARQLLLRRSSMTAATAVEHLVGLQAQAPFSPYYQLWSRLDRFDPDELARLLVNREVARIVVMRGTIHLMSAADCLTFRPLTQPLMTSDLRTNTQHAAGIRGLDLAEFVQVARAVLEETPRTVSELGTVLAERYPHHEPGALAHAARGLLALVQIPPRAVWGMSGQPRLTTAQSWLGGELDPEPSIDAMVLRYLAAFGPASVADVQTWCGLTRLREVVERLRPRLRTFRAENGKELFDLPDAPHPDPETPAPPRFLPDFDNVIRSHADRSRVIDDDARKRMTTRNGVTPHALLVDGVVSGKWRVARTNGSAALHVELFRPLATDDLTSVEAEAHRLLSFAEADADAHEVEFTKA